In Chroogloeocystis siderophila 5.2 s.c.1, one DNA window encodes the following:
- a CDS encoding bifunctional transcriptional activator/DNA repair enzyme AdaA: MNSALDSLQEWQAILNRDSQSDGKIFYSVHSTKIYCRPSCPSRKPNRNQVTFFQSAQEAAESQGFRPCKRCQPQKILAPTLDKVLTAYRYIEAQSDRIPTLTELSTQVALTPTYFQRVFKQIISVTLFEYANAQRIKRLKQHLHQGAEITDGLYAVGYGSSSRLYKKSTRTTRNESCYIQTTRER; the protein is encoded by the coding sequence ATGAACTCAGCATTAGATTCTTTACAAGAATGGCAAGCAATTTTAAATCGAGACTCGCAATCTGATGGCAAAATTTTCTACAGCGTACACTCGACTAAGATTTATTGTCGCCCTAGCTGTCCTAGTCGTAAACCAAACCGCAACCAAGTAACATTTTTTCAATCGGCGCAAGAAGCCGCTGAATCACAAGGGTTTCGTCCTTGTAAGCGATGTCAACCACAAAAAATCCTCGCGCCTACACTCGATAAGGTTCTCACAGCCTATCGTTATATTGAAGCACAAAGCGATCGCATTCCCACCCTGACAGAATTGAGTACTCAAGTAGCATTAACTCCTACTTACTTCCAACGAGTATTTAAGCAAATTATTAGTGTCACTTTGTTTGAATACGCAAACGCCCAACGAATAAAACGATTGAAACAACATCTCCACCAAGGTGCAGAAATTACTGATGGGCTTTACGCAGTCGGCTATGGTTCAAGTAGTCGCCTTTATAAAAAAAGCACCCGAACAACTCGGAATGAGTCCTGCTACATACAAACGACGCGGGAAAGGTGA
- a CDS encoding EamA family transporter produces the protein MTLIPVSALFLGVFILNEQLTWNAIAGMALIFVGLVAIDGRLITKSS, from the coding sequence TTGACCTTAATTCCCGTCAGTGCACTGTTCCTTGGTGTATTTATCTTAAATGAACAGCTGACATGGAATGCGATCGCAGGTATGGCATTGATCTTTGTTGGACTTGTCGCAATTGATGGCAGACTTATAACAAAAAGCAGCTAA
- a CDS encoding methylated-DNA--[protein]-cysteine S-methyltransferase: MVQVVAFIKKAPEQLGMSPATYKRRGKGEAIRYTSANSPLGYLTIAATTRGICSVKLGDDLTKLENELRNEFRYALLHRADDKLQEWILQALVDYLSGKLPLPELPYDVKATAFQLQVWEALKQIPLGTIVSYSDVACAIGHPTAVRAVARACATNPVALIIPCHRVLPKTGGLGGYRWGVSLKQALLEMEQQL; encoded by the coding sequence ATGGTTCAAGTAGTCGCCTTTATAAAAAAAGCACCCGAACAACTCGGAATGAGTCCTGCTACATACAAACGACGCGGGAAAGGTGAAGCAATTCGCTATACAAGCGCAAACTCGCCACTGGGTTATCTAACAATTGCAGCAACGACACGCGGGATATGTAGTGTTAAACTAGGAGACGATTTAACAAAACTAGAAAACGAACTTCGTAATGAATTTCGCTACGCATTGCTACATCGTGCCGATGATAAACTACAAGAATGGATTCTTCAAGCTTTAGTAGATTATCTCAGTGGTAAATTGCCTTTACCAGAACTTCCCTACGATGTCAAAGCCACTGCATTTCAACTGCAAGTTTGGGAAGCACTAAAGCAAATTCCTCTCGGTACAATAGTGAGTTACAGCGATGTTGCTTGCGCGATTGGACATCCTACCGCAGTTCGTGCTGTAGCGCGTGCTTGTGCGACAAACCCTGTTGCTCTCATTATTCCCTGTCATCGCGTATTACCGAAAACCGGAGGATTGGGAGGGTATCGTTGGGGCGTTTCTCTGAAACAAGCACTATTGGAAATGGAACAACAGCT